Proteins encoded within one genomic window of Leptolyngbyaceae cyanobacterium:
- a CDS encoding oligosaccharide flippase family protein — MEKIEPLTLRRNFSWTFIGNTVYAACQWGMLVVLAKLGSPEMVGQFTLGLAVTAPVIMFTNLQLRAVQATDAKQKYLFGDYLGLRSIATMLGFLVIVGITIASGYRWQTSLVILIIGLAKGFESISDVFYGLIQQHERMDRIAISMMIKGPLSLLLLGIGVYCRGSVLWGSVGLAIAWAIVLFSYDIRSGALLLKTSPSVTSQHKSTTISRNPLHPRWNLKILGQLTCLSLPLGVVMMLISLNSNIPRYFIQSYLGERELGIFAALAYLMVAGNMVILALGQSASPRLAKYYAMGNSQAFRTLLIELVGIGGAIGVVAVSIAQVAGRELLTIIYRPEYAQQKDLFVQVMVAAGIGYVASFLGYGITAARYFLIQIPLFIGVTATSAIASLWLIPSLGLSGAALALILAAIVQTVFSLGAIFYALHKIPQAGEMET; from the coding sequence ATGGAAAAGATCGAACCACTAACATTGCGCCGGAATTTCTCCTGGACATTTATTGGCAATACTGTTTATGCAGCTTGTCAATGGGGAATGTTGGTCGTACTAGCTAAACTAGGCTCTCCTGAAATGGTCGGTCAGTTTACTCTGGGTTTAGCAGTGACGGCACCGGTTATTATGTTTACCAATCTCCAATTACGTGCTGTGCAGGCGACTGATGCCAAACAAAAGTATCTGTTTGGCGATTATTTGGGTTTGAGATCGATCGCAACGATGTTGGGGTTTTTGGTGATTGTAGGAATTACGATCGCATCTGGATACCGTTGGCAGACTTCGCTGGTGATTCTAATTATCGGTTTGGCTAAGGGATTTGAGTCGATTAGCGATGTATTTTACGGACTCATCCAGCAGCATGAACGGATGGATCGCATCGCCATTTCGATGATGATTAAAGGCCCTTTGTCACTTTTACTATTAGGTATTGGGGTCTACTGTAGGGGGAGCGTGCTGTGGGGAAGTGTGGGATTAGCGATCGCGTGGGCGATCGTCTTATTTAGTTATGACATTCGTAGTGGTGCTTTGTTGCTGAAAACTAGCCCTTCGGTAACAAGTCAGCACAAAAGCACTACTATTTCCCGAAATCCGTTACACCCGCGCTGGAACCTAAAAATCTTGGGTCAACTCACTTGCTTGAGCTTGCCTTTGGGTGTAGTGATGATGTTGATTTCTTTGAACAGCAACATCCCGCGATACTTTATCCAATCCTATTTAGGGGAAAGGGAACTGGGGATTTTTGCTGCCTTGGCTTACCTAATGGTAGCCGGGAACATGGTGATCCTTGCTTTAGGGCAGTCAGCCAGTCCGCGATTAGCGAAATACTACGCGATGGGAAATAGTCAGGCTTTCCGCACGCTGCTGATCGAGTTAGTGGGGATTGGTGGAGCGATCGGTGTAGTGGCTGTTTCGATCGCACAGGTTGCAGGTCGGGAATTATTGACTATTATCTATCGACCTGAGTATGCCCAGCAAAAAGATTTGTTTGTTCAAGTGATGGTGGCGGCTGGGATCGGTTATGTAGCTTCTTTCTTGGGTTATGGAATCACCGCCGCTCGGTATTTCTTGATTCAAATTCCTTTGTTTATTGGGGTGACAGCTACTTCTGCGATCGCCAGTCTTTGGTTAATTCCTTCTCTGGGATTATCTGGGGCGGCACTAGCACTGATTCTGGCCGCTATTGTCCAAACAGTTTTTAGCTTAGGAGCGATCTTTTATGCCCTGCATAAAATTCCCCAAGCTGGGGAAATGGAAACTTAA
- a CDS encoding glycosyltransferase family 1 protein, with the protein MYGTNSTAILKPDRQYSSPDRPIRILHVIGGMVRGGIETWLMHVLRHIDRDRFLIDFLVLTTKPGDYDEEIRTLGSQIIPCPLNRWNPWSYAANFKRILREYGPYDIVHSHPHLFSGYVLRLAKQAGVPVRIAHSHVDSSVSQAEAGFYRRLYFTVTKHWIDDYATLGLGCSRSAVAALFGTNWESDPRWQVLYYGIDLTAFRDPIDPIAIRADLDIPADAFVIGHVGRFAKQKNHEFLLEIAVEVAKREPNIRLLLLGEGSLRSEIEQKVLQMNLGDRVIFAGSRPDIPRLMRGVMNVFVLPSLFEGLPVVGIEAQAAGLPFILSDTITQEVALVKPLVQWLSLSQPASVWAEAILAAKKIPSSISQSDALAVIENSQFNIAHSVDLLTKTYANQ; encoded by the coding sequence ATGTACGGCACAAACTCAACAGCCATATTAAAACCGGATCGGCAATACTCATCACCCGATCGCCCAATCCGCATTCTTCATGTAATTGGAGGAATGGTGCGGGGTGGAATTGAAACCTGGTTAATGCACGTTTTGCGACATATCGATCGCGATCGGTTCCTCATAGACTTCCTGGTTCTGACAACTAAACCAGGAGATTACGATGAAGAGATCCGCACTTTGGGTAGTCAAATTATCCCCTGTCCGCTGAATCGCTGGAATCCTTGGAGTTATGCTGCCAACTTCAAGCGAATCTTACGGGAGTATGGCCCATACGACATCGTTCACAGCCACCCCCATCTCTTCAGCGGCTATGTTCTGCGCTTGGCAAAGCAAGCTGGCGTACCTGTCCGCATTGCCCACAGTCACGTCGATAGCTCTGTGTCCCAGGCGGAAGCCGGATTCTATCGGCGCTTGTATTTTACCGTAACCAAACATTGGATTGATGATTATGCAACCCTTGGTTTGGGGTGCTCTCGCTCAGCAGTTGCAGCTTTGTTTGGTACTAACTGGGAAAGCGATCCTCGTTGGCAAGTACTTTACTACGGTATTGACCTGACAGCTTTTCGAGATCCGATCGATCCGATTGCCATTCGCGCCGATTTGGATATTCCAGCAGATGCCTTTGTCATCGGTCACGTTGGAAGATTTGCCAAACAAAAGAATCATGAGTTTCTGCTAGAAATTGCCGTGGAAGTTGCCAAACGAGAACCAAACATACGCTTGTTACTGCTAGGTGAGGGATCTTTGCGATCGGAGATAGAGCAAAAAGTCTTGCAGATGAATCTGGGCGATCGAGTTATCTTCGCCGGGAGCCGTCCTGATATCCCACGACTGATGCGAGGCGTTATGAATGTATTCGTTTTGCCATCACTGTTTGAAGGATTACCAGTCGTCGGGATTGAAGCGCAAGCCGCAGGTCTTCCCTTTATCTTATCTGACACCATTACACAGGAGGTAGCTCTGGTGAAACCATTAGTACAGTGGTTATCCTTATCACAACCAGCTTCCGTATGGGCAGAGGCAATTTTGGCAGCAAAAAAAATTCCCTCAAGCATCAGCCAATCTGATGCTCTAGCAGTCATCGAAAACAGCCAATTTAACATAGCCCACAGTGTAGATTTACTGACGAAAACTTATGCCAATCAATAA
- the wzy gene encoding O-antigen polysaccharide polymerase Wzy, with the protein MPINKSKIVRFALDRTSIITIIQFHIIIGLIIYINDEQSYFQPNLAIYPVCCGLLGLIIWSFWSWYIVAKNLFDPYILFLIATCLFNAGQAVLEIFNLNKDGFLNDRFSSELLLETLFIVMLSLAALHLGALLSFGGAKTTTSPSDSETKSIFYNDKATYWVGLSLLAISFFPTLLHMKNYISIVISSGYAGLYQTETPTGLAAAARILSIFIIPASLFLLAGSQKRFYGKILALGAIATHVTFYFFLGLRNAAIIPLINFAWLWHYKIARLPMLILLSVGLFVMAIVSPIIAMTRNITGQDRFSIDFLIDMFSTMENPLVTFISEAGFSMSTIAYTMYLVPSSINFHNGSDYLYALLTLMPNLFWKIHPTVAHGTPTSWLVQQINPWAADRGFSYGFSFIAEAYLNFGWFGTPIVVGLIGFLLGKLRLWAVSSKEPQRMAMLASFISFFLFYARADSALQIRPLVWFSLLPYLCVQIILSKYNTSSK; encoded by the coding sequence ATGCCAATCAATAAATCCAAGATTGTGCGCTTTGCTCTGGACAGAACAAGCATCATCACAATTATTCAATTTCATATCATCATTGGCTTAATTATCTATATAAATGATGAGCAATCTTATTTCCAACCAAACTTAGCAATTTATCCAGTCTGTTGCGGCCTATTGGGATTGATTATTTGGTCGTTTTGGTCTTGGTATATCGTTGCTAAGAATCTTTTCGATCCTTATATTCTCTTCTTAATTGCAACCTGCTTATTCAACGCAGGACAGGCCGTTTTAGAAATTTTCAACCTTAACAAAGATGGCTTTTTAAACGATAGATTTTCTTCCGAGCTACTGTTGGAGACACTGTTTATCGTTATGCTGAGTTTAGCAGCGCTTCATCTCGGTGCTTTGCTCAGTTTCGGAGGAGCTAAAACGACTACCTCACCATCTGATTCGGAGACAAAATCAATTTTTTACAATGACAAAGCTACTTATTGGGTTGGATTAAGTTTGCTTGCAATATCTTTTTTTCCAACTCTTCTTCACATGAAAAACTACATTTCAATCGTTATATCTTCTGGCTATGCTGGACTTTATCAAACAGAAACTCCAACAGGCTTAGCGGCAGCAGCTCGAATATTGTCTATTTTTATTATTCCCGCATCTCTTTTTCTCCTAGCTGGAAGTCAGAAAAGATTTTACGGAAAAATTCTTGCATTAGGAGCTATCGCTACCCATGTAACTTTTTATTTTTTCTTGGGTTTAAGAAATGCAGCAATTATACCACTAATTAACTTTGCCTGGTTATGGCATTACAAAATTGCTCGGCTCCCTATGTTGATATTGTTGAGTGTAGGTCTGTTCGTGATGGCCATTGTTTCTCCCATCATTGCAATGACTAGAAATATAACTGGGCAAGACCGGTTTTCGATCGATTTTCTAATCGATATGTTTTCAACTATGGAGAATCCTCTCGTAACTTTTATATCGGAAGCAGGTTTTTCTATGAGTACGATCGCATATACCATGTATTTGGTTCCTAGCAGTATAAATTTCCACAATGGATCTGATTACTTATATGCGCTATTAACCTTAATGCCCAATTTATTCTGGAAAATTCACCCGACTGTTGCTCACGGGACTCCCACTTCTTGGTTAGTTCAGCAAATCAATCCGTGGGCAGCAGACAGAGGATTCAGTTATGGGTTTTCATTTATTGCCGAAGCTTATTTAAATTTTGGTTGGTTCGGAACACCAATTGTTGTGGGACTTATTGGTTTTCTATTAGGAAAGCTAAGGTTATGGGCAGTGAGTTCAAAGGAACCACAAAGAATGGCAATGCTTGCCAGTTTCATCTCATTTTTTCTCTTTTATGCTCGTGCTGACTCCGCTCTTCAAATTCGTCCTTTAGTCTGGTTTTCTCTGTTGCCATATTTATGCGTACAAATCATACTTTCTAAATACAATACTTCATCAAAATGA
- a CDS encoding polysaccharide biosynthesis protein gives MTNQEWVVVCSQIAGGEYMKNKLSRFIRQLRNRHFLWLDGSVFLITPLIALKIRLDDGVAIAPYLPGLIAVTILFFLVKFAVLYNMGFYKRCWRYAGLNELEQIGYAMMITVLAEVIIFKIFYLHNFWLVHTVPKSLPLLDGMLSFLLIGSLRFSVPVLERISKQHKKFHRRDRALIVGAGSAGVSLVKNLQQNPQLGLYPVAFIDDDPKKHHLQICGINVVGGHGQIPQIARYLHIQRVIIAMPSASGNVIREVVDICHSHQIPTSTLPAIHEIIYSRPHNGNVREIQIEDLLRREPIQTDIQKVSQLLQGKRVLVTGAGGSIGSELCRQIFKCKPAQMVILGHGENSVFTIEQELQSIIKSLQKNGEKPENLPQITAFIADLRMLPRMKYVFDKFRPEVVFHAAAHKHVPMMELNPPEAITNNVRGTKNLLDLVLDYDVQNFVMISTDKAVNPTNIMGASKRVAEILVLQAAQKSGKPFVVVRFGNVLGSRGSVVPTFKNQIAKGGPITITHPEICRYFMTIPEAVQLVLQASVLGRGGEVFMLDMGKPVKIVDLAKDLIRLSGLEVGKDIDITFTGLRPGEKLYEELFIPGEQYNRTKHEKILTVENASRIVPELIEPKVDSLCKAAEQNNSNLIVFLLEQLVPEYTPGYSTVNLHALESELKRAIQCHEFQIYYQPIVCLETEQTIGFEALLRWRHPEHGLVSPSNFISIAEETGLIIPIGWWAIEEACYQMYTWQQQYHLDESLSMGVNLSPRQFFQSDLIEELSQILQKIQLNPFNLRLEIPEAVINQDAELASAIFCRLKALGVQVQIDRFELTDSSLNYFYNSNNLDRSQIDSLKVDCSAIQDLDFTRTNSPSFEQIVSFSQKSGVGIIATGVETLSQIVQLKSLKCPYGQGYFFSKPIGGEAVKTLIEAKAILN, from the coding sequence GTGACAAATCAGGAATGGGTAGTTGTTTGCTCGCAAATAGCTGGTGGTGAATACATGAAAAATAAATTATCAAGATTTATTCGACAATTAAGAAACCGACACTTTTTATGGCTAGATGGAAGTGTTTTTTTAATTACCCCCTTAATTGCTTTAAAAATTCGTTTAGATGATGGAGTAGCGATCGCGCCTTACCTACCGGGACTAATAGCAGTAACTATATTATTTTTCCTGGTTAAATTCGCGGTACTTTATAATATGGGTTTTTACAAGCGTTGTTGGCGCTACGCTGGGCTGAACGAACTCGAACAGATAGGTTATGCGATGATGATTACTGTTTTAGCAGAAGTAATCATTTTTAAAATCTTTTATTTGCATAATTTTTGGCTGGTTCACACCGTACCTAAATCACTTCCTTTGCTTGATGGAATGCTCAGCTTTTTATTAATTGGTAGCCTTCGTTTCAGCGTGCCTGTTTTAGAAAGAATCAGCAAACAACATAAAAAATTCCATCGTCGCGATCGCGCTTTAATTGTTGGTGCTGGCAGTGCTGGGGTATCTTTAGTCAAAAACTTACAACAGAATCCCCAATTAGGGCTTTATCCCGTTGCTTTCATTGATGACGATCCCAAAAAACACCATCTCCAAATCTGCGGTATTAATGTAGTTGGCGGTCATGGTCAAATTCCGCAAATCGCGCGGTATCTCCATATTCAGCGGGTAATTATTGCCATGCCTAGCGCTTCTGGTAACGTGATTCGGGAAGTGGTCGATATTTGCCATTCCCATCAAATTCCTACTAGCACTTTACCGGCTATTCACGAAATTATCTATTCTCGTCCCCACAACGGTAATGTGAGAGAAATACAAATAGAAGACTTGCTACGTCGCGAACCTATCCAAACTGACATCCAAAAAGTTTCTCAACTTCTCCAAGGTAAAAGAGTTTTAGTTACAGGTGCAGGCGGTTCGATTGGTAGCGAACTTTGTCGGCAAATCTTTAAATGTAAACCCGCTCAAATGGTGATATTGGGACATGGAGAAAATTCTGTATTTACCATTGAACAAGAACTGCAAAGTATCATTAAATCATTGCAAAAAAATGGCGAAAAGCCAGAAAATTTACCTCAAATTACTGCCTTTATTGCTGACCTAAGAATGCTACCAAGGATGAAGTACGTATTCGACAAATTCCGTCCGGAAGTAGTGTTTCATGCGGCGGCTCACAAGCACGTTCCCATGATGGAATTAAACCCACCAGAAGCAATTACAAATAACGTGCGGGGAACTAAAAATTTACTAGACCTGGTATTGGATTATGACGTGCAGAACTTTGTGATGATTTCCACAGATAAAGCAGTTAACCCCACTAATATTATGGGAGCTAGCAAGCGAGTAGCAGAAATTTTAGTGCTGCAAGCTGCTCAAAAGAGTGGCAAACCATTCGTAGTAGTTCGGTTCGGCAATGTTCTCGGTAGTCGAGGTAGCGTGGTTCCCACTTTCAAAAACCAAATAGCTAAAGGTGGGCCAATTACTATTACCCATCCAGAAATCTGTCGTTATTTCATGACAATTCCAGAAGCGGTACAACTGGTATTACAAGCGTCTGTACTCGGACGTGGCGGTGAAGTATTCATGCTTGACATGGGCAAACCAGTCAAAATTGTAGATTTGGCAAAAGATTTAATTCGTCTTTCAGGATTAGAAGTTGGTAAAGATATCGATATTACCTTTACGGGGTTGCGTCCTGGAGAAAAACTTTATGAAGAATTATTTATTCCCGGTGAACAATATAACCGCACCAAACATGAAAAGATCCTCACGGTCGAAAATGCCAGCCGCATCGTTCCGGAGTTGATAGAGCCAAAGGTAGATTCTCTGTGTAAAGCAGCAGAGCAAAACAATTCCAACTTAATAGTCTTTTTGCTAGAGCAGTTAGTCCCTGAATACACTCCTGGATATTCGACCGTTAATTTACACGCTTTAGAAAGTGAATTAAAAAGGGCGATTCAATGCCATGAGTTCCAAATATACTATCAGCCGATCGTCTGTTTGGAAACAGAGCAAACAATTGGTTTTGAAGCTCTATTGCGCTGGCGACATCCAGAACACGGCTTAGTTTCTCCCTCAAATTTTATTTCTATAGCAGAGGAAACCGGTTTAATTATTCCCATCGGTTGGTGGGCGATCGAAGAAGCTTGCTATCAGATGTATACTTGGCAGCAACAATACCACCTAGATGAAAGTTTATCGATGGGGGTTAATCTTTCGCCCAGACAGTTTTTCCAATCCGACTTAATTGAAGAACTCAGCCAAATTTTACAAAAAATTCAGCTTAATCCGTTTAATTTGAGATTGGAAATTCCCGAAGCAGTAATTAATCAAGATGCTGAGCTAGCCAGTGCTATATTCTGTAGACTTAAGGCTTTGGGGGTACAAGTACAAATCGATCGCTTTGAATTAACCGATTCATCATTGAATTATTTTTATAATTCAAACAATCTAGACCGCAGTCAAATTGATAGTTTAAAAGTAGATTGTTCGGCGATTCAAGATTTGGATTTTACCCGAACCAACTCACCAAGTTTTGAGCAGATCGTTAGTTTTAGTCAAAAATCAGGTGTGGGTATAATCGCTACTGGTGTAGAAACATTAAGTCAGATCGTTCAATTAAAATCCCTGAAGTGTCCTTATGGGCAAGGATATTTTTTCTCAAAACCGATCGGAGGTGAAGCAGTAAAGACATTAATTGAAGCTAAGGCAATTTTAAATTGA
- a CDS encoding glycosyl hydrolase family 28-related protein — protein MSLLEFITIKILLLFSVTSCFVVPIVLKSLPNKEIEKTSVKDFGAVGDGHKDDTKAIQAAINKVSRTGGGIVFLPSGTYKVSIDPSTSRAITIYGKIKLQGAGYQKSIIKLADYQGNYAAIMAGEAFASDLSGFAMYDLAIDGNAKKNPIKALADFDNEKRRFALRIYVGSGIHIERCRFTNHSSTDTVTTNGEAVSDIQIKNNIFDLIGGDIIDYDHSTVYAQGQRIQISNNSFSSRNGPGTKGARTAIETHGDDYLVTGNTISGYTNGIYVTGYARSSERQIVTNNLIKNAYTGITLWSYFYPVKTSKPGLSDSRIINNEISLDINGWRNLWGDSPSIGIGLESNSDAPIKNLYIVGNRIRFTNFRGVSGSSDNLASGISFWRYAAPKINSENIYIFNNTIENSLASGLYIVMPIKAGRILQNTIINPGQSQRPFHKDYRSAVILGGLFEDVQINSNFLIDNQKINTMTAGIVSYADCVANCEVKENSLQIANGAVLEIFRPKSGMRNAFD, from the coding sequence ATGAGTTTACTAGAATTCATAACAATCAAAATCCTTCTATTATTCTCTGTTACTTCCTGTTTTGTTGTGCCAATAGTTTTAAAATCATTGCCAAATAAAGAAATTGAAAAGACTTCAGTCAAGGATTTTGGGGCGGTAGGAGATGGTCACAAAGATGATACAAAAGCGATTCAAGCAGCTATTAATAAAGTTTCGCGTACTGGAGGAGGAATAGTTTTCTTGCCAAGCGGTACTTATAAGGTAAGTATTGACCCTTCTACATCGCGTGCGATTACAATTTACGGCAAAATCAAACTGCAAGGGGCTGGGTATCAAAAGAGTATTATTAAGCTAGCTGATTATCAAGGAAATTATGCAGCTATAATGGCTGGAGAAGCCTTTGCTTCGGATTTATCTGGTTTTGCTATGTACGATTTAGCAATTGATGGCAATGCCAAAAAAAATCCTATTAAAGCTCTAGCAGACTTTGATAATGAAAAAAGAAGATTTGCACTTCGGATTTATGTGGGTTCAGGAATTCACATAGAGAGGTGTAGATTTACAAACCACAGTAGTACAGACACCGTTACTACTAATGGAGAAGCTGTATCTGATATTCAAATCAAAAATAATATTTTTGATTTGATTGGCGGAGATATCATCGATTACGATCACTCCACTGTTTACGCACAGGGTCAGCGTATCCAAATCTCTAATAACTCTTTTTCTTCAAGAAATGGACCGGGAACTAAGGGGGCAAGAACAGCTATTGAAACCCACGGAGATGATTATCTTGTCACCGGGAATACAATTTCCGGTTACACTAACGGGATATATGTGACTGGTTATGCCAGGAGTTCGGAACGACAAATCGTGACGAATAATCTGATTAAAAATGCTTATACTGGGATTACATTATGGTCATATTTTTACCCGGTAAAAACATCAAAACCAGGACTGAGCGATTCCAGAATTATTAATAATGAAATTAGTTTGGATATTAATGGATGGCGTAATTTGTGGGGAGATAGCCCTAGTATAGGAATTGGATTGGAATCTAATTCAGATGCTCCCATTAAAAATCTGTATATTGTTGGTAACAGAATCCGTTTTACTAACTTCCGTGGTGTGAGTGGTTCAAGTGACAATCTAGCCAGTGGAATAAGTTTTTGGAGATATGCCGCTCCCAAGATAAATAGTGAAAATATTTATATCTTCAATAATACTATTGAAAATTCTTTAGCATCAGGTTTGTATATTGTTATGCCAATCAAGGCAGGTAGAATTTTACAAAATACTATTATAAATCCCGGTCAAAGTCAGAGACCTTTCCACAAAGATTATCGGTCAGCCGTTATTCTAGGAGGATTATTTGAAGATGTTCAAATTAACAGTAATTTTCTAATCGATAACCAGAAAATCAACACGATGACGGCTGGGATAGTCAGCTATGCTGATTGTGTTGCTAACTGCGAAGTTAAGGAAAATTCATTACAGATAGCAAACGGTGCCGTGCTTGAAATTTTTCGCCCTAAATCTGGTATGCGTAATGCTTTCGATTAG